The following are from one region of the Hypanus sabinus isolate sHypSab1 chromosome 14, sHypSab1.hap1, whole genome shotgun sequence genome:
- the lcorl gene encoding uncharacterized protein lcorl isoform X5: MLKCLKQERGAFNVRSREQRCPERQHSLFNFSETKPNEESCNCNRLKWYENWSVPLPWVPRHSCMKDSHCSSCKKGITIINNGVCKECSKINKYQVCTGTFKHFTESFLGREVVQDCSELPIEGASNTTATESPVPTYGVKDYSRPRSPSPPPLSPVETDGFEIDRINKPISTLDANNVEFIITQPPSLSPEEEECCNSGVSNQTQTRPKSADELQPGMYEFEVVRSEISRSSESLNDLEKGEHSASFQEVMERINERLKSIETSDKGQLLANLSNADPCNNNDSLKLREITSSLSHKAKLGDISLMELLKQHEKNRIIQTRLRKRQETLNALHNSPDSPSSRRQTVQIKRDLANLDQLFFKKESAPEKFGRKSARSSNKDKSSPEKESTFTEHYTQESSPEEESLLFNKDLQNVDNITLHPGNLPDQCEHEFSDITPSLKFVVNETRVVTECASSKESLNSDLLYIPELDEMRMGISRENTKKPGYGFQEFPMDYRSNIGRAKRKILPPERYSIYITEPRKMFYAACFPENFQRKSIKAKKSGMDYESSACEMPDVANSMKIRLHSEEQENVCEVPEDLEASSTQLMLLKGKDSNSKRTNDLLDMEERTSKHNSPDIIHDASQKPDELVDQYNNRKEITPTVLNVDSLNPASSVDHHDSDVCNNSNSKLVAKLETLENTVNNLFSSSPDSGAIFDSNLFLPSGCQSINPPLQQKCLRHAICDTLIHKNTDPLNRIEMNKSCSLYYNSPIKLMFLSEINSDKGVKYALTSVSSSKLNINNHLSRVHPEEIHLKEPEAGKSSGCENDNTIESFQNPACESDKTAEYIQNQSASESVDTVECYQNLSNAADCLDSCSENCLKACEDVSCNLDSFSCNGSPCSNTQTVEITLASKEVAESILKRRPGRPKKLGPPVEKQVKRPKGRPPKPKVELSEAIEYVAEDAHTEKVNPPSTDESRNIKITVVYGRSRRFKRLVSENDKKLTNNHLRNANESNLKQNCENQIVQCNESVQNSTAEEFDGKTDSSASPLTECEYGYDLVRPIKDKPVSLHTTGNAVCPSSKPPTKTCKSGQRKPGRPAKVKISGISVTVNAVSPRERKVCINSILPPLEQESPPSYKQYEDTIIKSCIGTTSSIQSNCGIRSEENLVEKEVKHNLPLRHSVRIRKPALYYLHSFANSSSFSQSSALVRKSRKLLLNKAGNKLAKSRKLGHKTAAENTCSNVTLESKKEETKNEVAEIDSDFEMSTDPVFISGTSLRWWHSSTSEQTLQEELELRFRQINSGWRPVDATELMISSDKRKYPIHFKGVTKSVMIADNKNQVQISPIQMLFQGHCNMDKIRAWFMQTTETHSLAIVRKENARDPLEVLNAKGIIASGNLVDSAYSPHAESLKKHLKKFALELPVRPRGHFHLSNRMSKFKVYKPKRLLVEHNKRICCKPHRKMLHNRVQCKQWKSAWKHLNEITPYQPDLVNSKSKGSQKKDSEISGFSFAKESMLLTNGKENENQDKTTLNNKGADLKNLNLLKNSECKITDGTTKDSEKEASVVGGHQENICRNVNWKLANFKECRVFLRKINSLDQSCLRNYGVWKLSKNNSSNIKVTNNLQRYTEVNTNPGTEINNPVVSTFESQSLNSVGHNLREPKRKRKHTDRANNENGLSCSSSKKVKYFASKQSMICQVNNNFFPSLETSSVNEMSTQKENAKVVKGNAGRVKMYTDVNTGATSLKRMRESAVEQRLSCNRLQFQIGNST; encoded by the coding sequence ATGCTGAAGTGTCTAAAACAAGAAAGAGGTGCTTTCAATGTACGATCCAGAGAACAAAGATGCCCAGAACGTCAACATTCCTTATTTAATTTCAGTGAAACTAAACCAAATGAGGAGTCATGTAATTGTAATAGATTGAAATGGTATGAAAATTGGTCGGTTCCTCTTCCATGGGTTCCTCGCCATAGTTGTATGAAAGACTCGCATTGTTCATCATGCAAAAAAggcattacaataataaataatggAGTTTGCAAAGAATGTAGCAAAATCAACAAATACCAAGTTTGCACTGGGACATTTAAACATTTTACTGAAAGCTTTTTGGGCAGAGAAGTTGTTCAAGATTGCAGCGAACTTCCAATTGAAGGGGCTTCCAACACAACAGCAACAGAATCTCCGGTCCCCACATACGGAGTCAAAGATTACAGTAGACCACGAAGTCCTTCTCCTCCACCTTTATCACCAGTTGAAACGGATGGTTTTGAAATTGATAGAATCAACAAACCCATTTCTACCTTAGATGCCAATAATGTTGAATTTATCATCACACAGCCTCCTTCTCTTTCACCAGAAGAGGAAGAATGTTGTAACTCTGGGGTCTCAAATCAAACTCAGACCAGACCAAAGTCAGCAGATGAACTCCAACCAGGAATGTATGAATTTGAAGTAGTCAGAAGTGAAATTAGTAGGTCATCAGAATCCTTGAATGACTTAGAAAAAGGTGAACATTCTGCCTCATTTCAGGAGGTGATGGAGCGGATAAATGAAAGATTGAAATCAATTGAAACATCAGATAAAGGCCAACTTTTGGCAAACCTTTCTAATGCTGATCCTTGTAATAATAATGATAGTCTTAAATTGAGAGAAATCACATCATCTTTATCACACAAAGCAAAACTCGGTGATATTAGCTTAATGGAATTACTTAAGCAACATGAGAAAAACCGAATTATTCAAACTCGTTTGCGGAAGCGGCAAGAAACTTTAAATGCTCTGCATAATTCTCCCGATTCACCATCATCTCGACGGCAGACGGTTCAAATAAAAAGAGACCTTGCAAATCTTGATCAACTATTTTTTAAGAAGGAATCAGCACCTGAAAAATTTGGAAGGAAGTCAGCAAGGAGCAGTAATAAAGATAAAAGTTCACCAGAAAAAGAATCTACATTTACAGAGCATTATACTCAAGAAAGTTCACCGGAAGAAGAATCTTTACTATTCAATAAAGATTTGCAGAATGTTGATAACATTACTCTGCATCCTGGTAATTTGCCTGACCAATGTGAACATGAATTTAGTGACATAACACCATCTTTAAAATTTGTTGTAAATGAAACCAGAGTTGTGACAGAGTGTGCCAGTTCAAAAGAAAGTTTAAACTCCGATCTGTTGTACATTCCTGAGCTGGATGAAATGAGAATGGGGATTTCAAGGGAGAATACTAAGAAACCTGGTTATGGTTTTCAGGAGTTTCCTATGGATTATAGATCTAATATTGGAAGGGCCAAACGAAAAATTTTGCCTCCAGAAAGATATTCTATATATATTACTGAGCCAAGAAAAATGTTCTATGCTGCCTGTTTTCCTGAAAATTTCCAACGAAAATCCATTAAGGCAAAAAAATCTGGCATGGATTATGAGAGTAGTGCTTGTGAAATGCCTGATGTTGCCAATTCCATGAAGATAAGGCTCCatagtgaagagcaagagaatgtaTGTGAAGTTCCTGAAGATTTAGAAGCAAGTTCTACTCAGTTGATGCTACTGAAGGGCAAAGATAGTAACAGTAAAAGAACCAATGATTTATTAGATATGGAAGAACGTACAAGCAAGCATAATTCTCCTGACATAATACATGATGCATCACAAAAACCAGATGAACTTGTGGATCAATACAATAATAGGAAGGAAATAACACCCACAGTGTTAAATGTTGATTCATTGAATCCTGCTTCTTCCGTGGATCATCATGACTCTGATGTTTGTAACAATAGTAACTCAAAACTTGTTGCCAAATTGGAAACATTGGAGAATACAGTAAATAATTTATTTTCTAGTAGCCCTGATTCTGGTGCCATATTTGACTCCAATTTGTTCTTGCCCAGTGGCTGCCAGAGCATAAATCCGCCATTGCAGCAAAAGTGTCTACGTCATGCAATTTGTGATACCTTGATTCATAAGAATACTGATCCTTTAAACAGAATAGAAATGAATAAGAGTTGTTCCCTTTATTACAACAGCCCTATAAAGCTTATGTTTCTTTCTGAGATAAACAGCGATAAAGGAGTTAAATATGCTCTGACGTCTGTGTCCTCTTCAAAGCTtaacatcaacaatcatctttCAAGAGTTCACCCTGAAGAAATTCATCTTAAAGAGCCAGAGGCAGGCAAATCATCTGGTTGCGAGAATGATAATACAATAGAGTCTTTCCAAAATCCTGCCTGTGAAAGTGATAAAACAGCTGAATATATCCAAAATCAGTCTGCTTCTGAAAGTGTTGATACAGTGGAATGTTACCAAAATTTATCTAATGCAGCAGACTGCTTGGACAGTTGTTCGGAAAATTGTTTAAAAGCCTGTGAGGATGTAAGTTGCAATCTGGATTCATTCAGCTGTAATGGTTCTCCTTGTTCAAACACGCAGACGGTAGAAATAACATTGGCTTCAAAGGAAGTGGCTGAGTCCATTCTAAAAAGAAGACCTGGTCGACCCAAAAAATTAGGCCCACCAGTGGAAAAGCAGGTTAAAAGGCCCAAGGGCAGACCACCAAAACCGAAAGTAGAATTATCGGAAGCTATTGAGTATGTGGCTGAAGATGCACATACTGAAAAAGTCAATCCCCCTTCCACAGATGAGAGTCGTAATATTAAAATTACTGTTGTTTATGGAAGATCGAGAAGGTTCAAAAGGCTTGTATCTGAGAACGATAAGAAGTTAACAAACAATCACCTCAGAAATGCTAACGAGAGTAATTTGAAACAGAATTGTGAAAACCAAATAGTGCAATGCAATGAAAGTGTGCAGAATTCCACTGCAGAGGAATTTGATGGCAAGACTGATAGTTCTGCATCACCATTGACTGAATGTGAATATGGATATGATTTAGTTAGGCCCATAAAAGATAAACCAGTTTCGCTTCATACCACTGGCAATGCTGTCTGTCCAAGTAGCAAGCCTCCAACTAAAACTTGCAAAAGTGGACAGCGAAAACCTGGACGCCCTGCTAAAGTGAAGATTTCGGGTATATCTGTGACTGTTAATGCTGTATCACCACGAGAAAGAAAAGTCTGTATTAATAGTATATTACCTCCGTTAGAACAGGAGTCCCCACCTTCATATAAACAATACGAAGATACAATTATCAAAAGTTGTATTGGGACGACTTCCAGCATTCAAAGTAATTGTGGAATAAGATCAGAGGAAAATCTTGTTGAAAAGGAAGTAAAACATAATCTCCCCCTGAGGCATTCGGTTAGAATTAGAAAGCCAGCTCTGTACTACTTGCATTCCTTTGCAAACTCCAGTTCATTCTCTCAAAGCAGTGCCCTAGTACGTAAATCTAGAAAGCTGCTTTTAAACAAAGCAGGAAATAAACTTGctaaaagcagaaagttgggtcATAAAACAGCAGCTGAAAATACCTGCTCAAATGTTACATTGGAAAGTAAAAAGGAGGAAACAAAAAATGAAGTAGCTGaaattgattctgattttgaaatgtCAACAGATCCTGTTTTCATATCAGGCACTTCACTCAGGTGGTGGCACAGCTCCACTTCAGAACAAACTCTGCAGGAAGAACTTGAGCTGCGATTTAGACAAATCAATAGTGGCTGGCGCCCTGTTGATGCCACAGAATTGATGATTTCTTCTGACAAAAGAAAATACCCAATTCACTTCAAAGGTGTCACTAAATCAGTGATGATTGCAGATAATAAGAATCAGGTTCAAATTTCCCCCATCCAAATGTTGTTTCAGGGACATTGTAATATGGATAAAATTCGTGCATGGTTTATGCAAACAACAGAAACTCATTCTTTAGCCATTGTAAGGAAAGAAAATGCCCGCGATCCCCTAGAGGTTCTCAATGCTAAAGGAATTATTGCATCAGGAAATCTAGTTGATTCTGCCTACAGCCctcatgcagaaagtttgaaaaagCACCTTAAAAAGTTTGCACTAGAATTGCCTGTAAGGCCAAGGGGACATTTTCATCTGTCAAACAGAATGTCAAAATTTAAAGTTTATAAACCCAAAAGGCTTCTGGTAGAACATAACAAAAGGATTTGTTGTAAACCACACCGCAAAATGTTGCACAACAGAGTTCAATGCAAGCAATGGAAGTCTGCTTGGAAGCATTTAAATGAAATTACACCATACCAACCTGACCTAGTAAACTCAAAAAGCAAAGGCAGTCAAAAAAAAGATTCTGAAATAAGTGGCTTTTCATTTGCAAAAGAATCCATGTTGCTGACCAATGGAAAGGAAAATGAAAACCAAGATAAAACCACTCTGAACAACAAAGGTGCTGATTTAAAGAATTTAAATTTGTTGAAAAACTCAGAATGTAAAATAACTGATGGTACAACAAAGGATTCAGAAAAGGAAGCATCTGTTGTGGGTGGGCACCAAGAAAATATTTGCAGGAACGTGAACTGGAAACTGGCAAACTTTAAAGAATGCAGGGTATTTCTAAGGAAGATTAACTCTTTGGATCAGAGCTGTTTAAGAAATTATGGTGTATGGAAGCTTTCCAAAAATAACTCATCTAATATTAAAGTAACGAATAACCTTCAAAGATACACTGAAGTAAATACCAATCCGGGTACAGAAATAAATAATCCTGTTGTCAGTACTTTTGAATCACAAAGTTTAAACTCTGTAGGTCATAACCTACGTGAACCAAAACGAAAGAGAAAGCATACAGATAGGGCAAATAATGAGAATGGACTAAGTTGTTCATCATCTAAAAAAGTTAAGTATTTTGCAAGCAAGCAGTCAATGATTTGCCAAGTCAACAACAATTTCTTTCCTTCACTGGAGACAAGCTCAGTAAACGAGATGAGTACACAAAAGGAAAATGCAAAAGTAGTGAAAGGTaatgcaggaagagtgaaaatgtATACAGACGTCAACACAGGTGCAACTTCATTGAAGAGGATGAgagaatcagctgttgaacaaagATTGTCATGTAATAGATTACAGTTCCAAATAG
- the lcorl gene encoding uncharacterized protein lcorl isoform X4, giving the protein MKRMIRQFAIEYISRSNRVHGTQTGSADESVSVPNDPPANQTQNSFHQEQEGPLDLTVNKNQQKCFQQADGVLDLSTKKNSTNSTLSTGSCLTSTTTKLSGNGLEADKGRTFDSTNKAGCISYRVTTLNEILSTLCHIHQKLLITMLKCLKQERGAFNVRSREQRCPERQHSLFNFSETKPNEESCNCNRLKWYENWSVPLPWVPRHSCMKDSHCSSCKKGITIINNGVCKECSKINKYQVCTGTFKHFTESFLGREVVQDCSELPIEGASNTTATESPVPTYGVKDYSRPRSPSPPPLSPVETDGFEIDRINKPISTLDANNVEFIITQPPSLSPEEEECCNSGVSNQTQTRPKSADELQPGMYEFEVVRSEISRSSESLNDLEKGEHSASFQEVMERINERLKSIETSDKGQLLANLSNADPCNNNDSLKLREITSSLSHKAKLGDISLMELLKQHEKNRIIQTRLRKRQETLNALHNSPDSPSSRRQTVQIKRDLANLDQLFFKKESAPEKFGRKSARSSNKDKSSPEKESTFTEHYTQESSPEEESLLFNKDLQNVDNITLHPGNLPDQCEHEFSDITPSLKFVVNETRVVTECASSKESLNSDLLYIPELDEMRMGISRENTKKPGYGFQEFPMDYRSNIGRAKRKILPPERYSIYITEPRKMFYAACFPENFQRKSIKAKKSGMDYESSACEMPDVANSMKIRLHSEEQENVCEVPEDLEASSTQLMLLKGKDSNSKRTNDLLDMEERTSKHNSPDIIHDASQKPDELVDQYNNRKEITPTVLNVDSLNPASSVDHHDSDVCNNSNSKLVAKLETLENTVNNLFSSSPDSGAIFDSNLFLPSGCQSINPPLQQKCLRHAICDTLIHKNTDPLNRIEMNKSCSLYYNSPIKLMFLSEINSDKGVKYALTSVSSSKLNINNHLSRVHPEEIHLKEPEAGKSSGCENDNTIESFQNPACESDKTAEYIQNQSASESVDTVECYQNLSNAADCLDSCSENCLKACEDVSCNLDSFSCNGSPCSNTQTVEITLASKEVAESILKRRPGRPKKLGPPVEKQVKRPKGRPPKPKVELSEAIEYVAEDAHTEKVNPPSTDESRNIKITVVYGRSRRFKRLVSENDKKLTNNHLRNANESNLKQNCENQIVQCNESVQNSTAEEFDGKTDSSASPLTECEYGYDLVRPIKDKPVSLHTTGNAVCPSSKPPTKTCKSGQRKPGRPAKVKISGISVTVNAVSPRERKVCINSILPPLEQESPPSYKQYEDTIIKSCIGTTSSIQSNCGIRSEENLVEKEVKHNLPLRHSVRIRKPALYYLHSFANSSSFSQSSALVRKSRKLLLNKAGNKLAKSRKLGHKTAAENTCSNVTLESKKEETKNEVAEIDSDFEMSTDPVFISGTSLRWWHSSTSEQTLQEELELRFRQINSGWRPVDATELMISSDKRKYPIHFKGVTKSVMIADNKNQVQISPIQMLFQGHCNMDKIRAWFMQTTETHSLAIVRKENARDPLEVLNAKGIIASGNLVDSAYSPHAESLKKHLKKFALELPVRPRGHFHLSNRMSKFKVYKPKRLLVEHNKRICCKPHRKMLHNRVQCKQWKSAWKHLNEITPYQPDLVNSKSKGSQKKDSEISGFSFAKESMLLTNGKENENQDKTTLNNKGADLKNLNLLKNSECKITDGTTKDSEKEASVVGGHQENICRNVNWKLANFKECRVFLRKINSLDQSCLRNYGVWKLSKNNSSNIKVTNNLQRYTEVNTNPGTEINNPVVSTFESQSLNSVGHNLREPKRKRKHTDRANNENGLSCSSSKKVKYFASKQSMICQVNNNFFPSLETSSVNEMSTQKENAKVVKGNAGRVKMYTDVNTGATSLKRMRESAVEQRLSCNRLQFQIGNST; this is encoded by the coding sequence TAATGGCTTAGAAGCTGATAAAGGAAGAACATTTGACTCTACCAACAAAGCTGGTTGCATAAGCTACAGAGTAACGACATTGAATGAAATTTTATCTACATTGTGCCATATTCATCAGAAACTTCTTATAACAATGCTGAAGTGTCTAAAACAAGAAAGAGGTGCTTTCAATGTACGATCCAGAGAACAAAGATGCCCAGAACGTCAACATTCCTTATTTAATTTCAGTGAAACTAAACCAAATGAGGAGTCATGTAATTGTAATAGATTGAAATGGTATGAAAATTGGTCGGTTCCTCTTCCATGGGTTCCTCGCCATAGTTGTATGAAAGACTCGCATTGTTCATCATGCAAAAAAggcattacaataataaataatggAGTTTGCAAAGAATGTAGCAAAATCAACAAATACCAAGTTTGCACTGGGACATTTAAACATTTTACTGAAAGCTTTTTGGGCAGAGAAGTTGTTCAAGATTGCAGCGAACTTCCAATTGAAGGGGCTTCCAACACAACAGCAACAGAATCTCCGGTCCCCACATACGGAGTCAAAGATTACAGTAGACCACGAAGTCCTTCTCCTCCACCTTTATCACCAGTTGAAACGGATGGTTTTGAAATTGATAGAATCAACAAACCCATTTCTACCTTAGATGCCAATAATGTTGAATTTATCATCACACAGCCTCCTTCTCTTTCACCAGAAGAGGAAGAATGTTGTAACTCTGGGGTCTCAAATCAAACTCAGACCAGACCAAAGTCAGCAGATGAACTCCAACCAGGAATGTATGAATTTGAAGTAGTCAGAAGTGAAATTAGTAGGTCATCAGAATCCTTGAATGACTTAGAAAAAGGTGAACATTCTGCCTCATTTCAGGAGGTGATGGAGCGGATAAATGAAAGATTGAAATCAATTGAAACATCAGATAAAGGCCAACTTTTGGCAAACCTTTCTAATGCTGATCCTTGTAATAATAATGATAGTCTTAAATTGAGAGAAATCACATCATCTTTATCACACAAAGCAAAACTCGGTGATATTAGCTTAATGGAATTACTTAAGCAACATGAGAAAAACCGAATTATTCAAACTCGTTTGCGGAAGCGGCAAGAAACTTTAAATGCTCTGCATAATTCTCCCGATTCACCATCATCTCGACGGCAGACGGTTCAAATAAAAAGAGACCTTGCAAATCTTGATCAACTATTTTTTAAGAAGGAATCAGCACCTGAAAAATTTGGAAGGAAGTCAGCAAGGAGCAGTAATAAAGATAAAAGTTCACCAGAAAAAGAATCTACATTTACAGAGCATTATACTCAAGAAAGTTCACCGGAAGAAGAATCTTTACTATTCAATAAAGATTTGCAGAATGTTGATAACATTACTCTGCATCCTGGTAATTTGCCTGACCAATGTGAACATGAATTTAGTGACATAACACCATCTTTAAAATTTGTTGTAAATGAAACCAGAGTTGTGACAGAGTGTGCCAGTTCAAAAGAAAGTTTAAACTCCGATCTGTTGTACATTCCTGAGCTGGATGAAATGAGAATGGGGATTTCAAGGGAGAATACTAAGAAACCTGGTTATGGTTTTCAGGAGTTTCCTATGGATTATAGATCTAATATTGGAAGGGCCAAACGAAAAATTTTGCCTCCAGAAAGATATTCTATATATATTACTGAGCCAAGAAAAATGTTCTATGCTGCCTGTTTTCCTGAAAATTTCCAACGAAAATCCATTAAGGCAAAAAAATCTGGCATGGATTATGAGAGTAGTGCTTGTGAAATGCCTGATGTTGCCAATTCCATGAAGATAAGGCTCCatagtgaagagcaagagaatgtaTGTGAAGTTCCTGAAGATTTAGAAGCAAGTTCTACTCAGTTGATGCTACTGAAGGGCAAAGATAGTAACAGTAAAAGAACCAATGATTTATTAGATATGGAAGAACGTACAAGCAAGCATAATTCTCCTGACATAATACATGATGCATCACAAAAACCAGATGAACTTGTGGATCAATACAATAATAGGAAGGAAATAACACCCACAGTGTTAAATGTTGATTCATTGAATCCTGCTTCTTCCGTGGATCATCATGACTCTGATGTTTGTAACAATAGTAACTCAAAACTTGTTGCCAAATTGGAAACATTGGAGAATACAGTAAATAATTTATTTTCTAGTAGCCCTGATTCTGGTGCCATATTTGACTCCAATTTGTTCTTGCCCAGTGGCTGCCAGAGCATAAATCCGCCATTGCAGCAAAAGTGTCTACGTCATGCAATTTGTGATACCTTGATTCATAAGAATACTGATCCTTTAAACAGAATAGAAATGAATAAGAGTTGTTCCCTTTATTACAACAGCCCTATAAAGCTTATGTTTCTTTCTGAGATAAACAGCGATAAAGGAGTTAAATATGCTCTGACGTCTGTGTCCTCTTCAAAGCTtaacatcaacaatcatctttCAAGAGTTCACCCTGAAGAAATTCATCTTAAAGAGCCAGAGGCAGGCAAATCATCTGGTTGCGAGAATGATAATACAATAGAGTCTTTCCAAAATCCTGCCTGTGAAAGTGATAAAACAGCTGAATATATCCAAAATCAGTCTGCTTCTGAAAGTGTTGATACAGTGGAATGTTACCAAAATTTATCTAATGCAGCAGACTGCTTGGACAGTTGTTCGGAAAATTGTTTAAAAGCCTGTGAGGATGTAAGTTGCAATCTGGATTCATTCAGCTGTAATGGTTCTCCTTGTTCAAACACGCAGACGGTAGAAATAACATTGGCTTCAAAGGAAGTGGCTGAGTCCATTCTAAAAAGAAGACCTGGTCGACCCAAAAAATTAGGCCCACCAGTGGAAAAGCAGGTTAAAAGGCCCAAGGGCAGACCACCAAAACCGAAAGTAGAATTATCGGAAGCTATTGAGTATGTGGCTGAAGATGCACATACTGAAAAAGTCAATCCCCCTTCCACAGATGAGAGTCGTAATATTAAAATTACTGTTGTTTATGGAAGATCGAGAAGGTTCAAAAGGCTTGTATCTGAGAACGATAAGAAGTTAACAAACAATCACCTCAGAAATGCTAACGAGAGTAATTTGAAACAGAATTGTGAAAACCAAATAGTGCAATGCAATGAAAGTGTGCAGAATTCCACTGCAGAGGAATTTGATGGCAAGACTGATAGTTCTGCATCACCATTGACTGAATGTGAATATGGATATGATTTAGTTAGGCCCATAAAAGATAAACCAGTTTCGCTTCATACCACTGGCAATGCTGTCTGTCCAAGTAGCAAGCCTCCAACTAAAACTTGCAAAAGTGGACAGCGAAAACCTGGACGCCCTGCTAAAGTGAAGATTTCGGGTATATCTGTGACTGTTAATGCTGTATCACCACGAGAAAGAAAAGTCTGTATTAATAGTATATTACCTCCGTTAGAACAGGAGTCCCCACCTTCATATAAACAATACGAAGATACAATTATCAAAAGTTGTATTGGGACGACTTCCAGCATTCAAAGTAATTGTGGAATAAGATCAGAGGAAAATCTTGTTGAAAAGGAAGTAAAACATAATCTCCCCCTGAGGCATTCGGTTAGAATTAGAAAGCCAGCTCTGTACTACTTGCATTCCTTTGCAAACTCCAGTTCATTCTCTCAAAGCAGTGCCCTAGTACGTAAATCTAGAAAGCTGCTTTTAAACAAAGCAGGAAATAAACTTGctaaaagcagaaagttgggtcATAAAACAGCAGCTGAAAATACCTGCTCAAATGTTACATTGGAAAGTAAAAAGGAGGAAACAAAAAATGAAGTAGCTGaaattgattctgattttgaaatgtCAACAGATCCTGTTTTCATATCAGGCACTTCACTCAGGTGGTGGCACAGCTCCACTTCAGAACAAACTCTGCAGGAAGAACTTGAGCTGCGATTTAGACAAATCAATAGTGGCTGGCGCCCTGTTGATGCCACAGAATTGATGATTTCTTCTGACAAAAGAAAATACCCAATTCACTTCAAAGGTGTCACTAAATCAGTGATGATTGCAGATAATAAGAATCAGGTTCAAATTTCCCCCATCCAAATGTTGTTTCAGGGACATTGTAATATGGATAAAATTCGTGCATGGTTTATGCAAACAACAGAAACTCATTCTTTAGCCATTGTAAGGAAAGAAAATGCCCGCGATCCCCTAGAGGTTCTCAATGCTAAAGGAATTATTGCATCAGGAAATCTAGTTGATTCTGCCTACAGCCctcatgcagaaagtttgaaaaagCACCTTAAAAAGTTTGCACTAGAATTGCCTGTAAGGCCAAGGGGACATTTTCATCTGTCAAACAGAATGTCAAAATTTAAAGTTTATAAACCCAAAAGGCTTCTGGTAGAACATAACAAAAGGATTTGTTGTAAACCACACCGCAAAATGTTGCACAACAGAGTTCAATGCAAGCAATGGAAGTCTGCTTGGAAGCATTTAAATGAAATTACACCATACCAACCTGACCTAGTAAACTCAAAAAGCAAAGGCAGTCAAAAAAAAGATTCTGAAATAAGTGGCTTTTCATTTGCAAAAGAATCCATGTTGCTGACCAATGGAAAGGAAAATGAAAACCAAGATAAAACCACTCTGAACAACAAAGGTGCTGATTTAAAGAATTTAAATTTGTTGAAAAACTCAGAATGTAAAATAACTGATGGTACAACAAAGGATTCAGAAAAGGAAGCATCTGTTGTGGGTGGGCACCAAGAAAATATTTGCAGGAACGTGAACTGGAAACTGGCAAACTTTAAAGAATGCAGGGTATTTCTAAGGAAGATTAACTCTTTGGATCAGAGCTGTTTAAGAAATTATGGTGTATGGAAGCTTTCCAAAAATAACTCATCTAATATTAAAGTAACGAATAACCTTCAAAGATACACTGAAGTAAATACCAATCCGGGTACAGAAATAAATAATCCTGTTGTCAGTACTTTTGAATCACAAAGTTTAAACTCTGTAGGTCATAACCTACGTGAACCAAAACGAAAGAGAAAGCATACAGATAGGGCAAATAATGAGAATGGACTAAGTTGTTCATCATCTAAAAAAGTTAAGTATTTTGCAAGCAAGCAGTCAATGATTTGCCAAGTCAACAACAATTTCTTTCCTTCACTGGAGACAAGCTCAGTAAACGAGATGAGTACACAAAAGGAAAATGCAAAAGTAGTGAAAGGTaatgcaggaagagtgaaaatgtATACAGACGTCAACACAGGTGCAACTTCATTGAAGAGGATGAgagaatcagctgttgaacaaagATTGTCATGTAATAGATTACAGTTCCAAATAG